CTGTGATCGCCGAACCGATCATGGCCGAAACCAAGAAGATCATGGGTTTCGTCTAGGCGCTGGCTGCCCCGGCGGCAGCGCATGGATCGGGCCTTTAATTCCCGAGCAAAACGCTCTATATCGGGTCCATGTTCATTCAAACCGAAGCCACGCCGAACCCGGCGACCCTGAAATTCATTCCCGGCAAGCCCGTTCTTCCGGGCTCGACGCGCGAATATCGCAAGGCCGCCGATGCCCTGGAAAGCCCGCTGGCTGAAAAGCTGTTTGGCATCAATGGTGTATCTGGTGTGTTCCTGGGCCATGACTTTGTCACGGTGACCAAGGGCGCAGGCGACTGGCAGCACCTGAAGCCGGCCATCCTCGGCACTATCATGGACCATTATTTGTCGGATGCCCCCATGCTGGCCGGCGAAGCAGCCCTGGTCGAACAGGCCGGCGGCGAAGAATTTTTTGCTGACGAGCATTCTGATTTGGTCAAGACGATCAAGGAGTTGCTCGACAGCCGCGTGCGCCCCGCCGTGGCTCAGGATGGTGGCGACATCACCTTCAAGGGTTTCAAGGAAGGCATCGTCTACCTGAACATGAAGGGTTCCTGCTCCGGCTGCCCGTCATCGACGGCCACTTTGAAGCACGGCATCGAAAACCTGCTGCGCCACTTCGTCCCTGAAGTCAGCGAAGTCCGCCCGGTTTAAACTGGGTCAAATATGGAATGCGCGGCGGGCTTGGCCCGCCGTTTTTATTTCTGGCATTTCGGGCAGTAAAACGTCGAGCGCCCCGACTGCACGATCCGTTTGATCACCCCATCCCCGCGCAAGCAATCCTCGCCCTCCCGGTCATAAACCTTGAAGCGCTGCTGATACTCGCCCTTCTCGCCATTTGTTCCCTGGAAATCCTGCAGCGTTGATCCGCCCGCCAGAATGGCTTCATTCAGAATATCGCGGATATGCCGCACCAACTCTTCCAGCTTGTCACGCTTCACAGTTCCCGCCTTGCGCGTCGGTGAAATCTGCGCCCGCCACAACGCCTCGCAAACATAGATATTGCCCAGCCCGGCAATGATGCCCTGATCCAGCAAGGCCGCTTTCATCGGCGCGGCCTTGCCCTTGAAGCGCGTAGTCAGATAATCGGCTGAAAGCCCATTGCCCAGCGGCTCAACGCCCAGCTCATCCAGCAGCTTGTGCTTTCCATCCGCAGGCACCAAATCCATCATCCCAAACCGGCGCGGGTCGGAATAAACCAGCCGCAATCCATCTTCGAGATGCAGCACCACATGGTCATGCGGCCCATCTGCCTTTTCGCCCGCACCCGTCTCGAAATAGAATTGACCCAGATTATTGGCCCCCTCCGGCGCCAGCACGGTGAAGCGCCCGGTCATGCCGAGATGGATGAGCAGACTGGTGCCATGATCCAGCGCCACCAAGATGTACTTGGCCCGGCGCGAAAGACTCACCACCTTGGCCCCTTCCAGCGCCGCCGCGAACCCATCCGGAAACGCCCAGCGGAGATTGGCGCGCCGCGTCTCCACTTTGAGGATTTTGCGGCCGGTCAGAACGGGCTCCAGCCCGCGCTTCACCGTTTCGACTTCTGGCAACTCCGGCATGGTTAACCCTGTAATGACGTGCGGCTTTCCCGGCATGGCAACCGGGCGTGTGATGCACTATCTTAGGCCCATGAGCGATGCGCCACATAACGTTTCCTTCGGCTTCAAGACAGTGGCGGAAGACGACCGCCAGGGCTTGGTGAATGATGTCTTCTCCAAGGCGGCGGCTGATTATGACAAGATGAATGATCTGATGTCCTCCGGCCTGCACCGGCTGTGGAAGGACGACATGATCACCATGCTCAACCCACCAAAGAATGCGCCGTTCAACACGCTCGACGTGGCAGGCGGCACGGGAGACATTGCATTTCGTATTCTCGATGCTGGCGGCCCGCAGACCCGTGTGACCATCGCGGATATTTCGCCTCACATGGTGGGCGAGGGCAAGAAGCGCGGCGAGAAGGAAGGTCGGCTGGACCGCTGCACCTTCACAGTAGGTAATGCCGAGGAACTGGCCTTCGAAGATAATACATTCGATGCCTATACGATCGCGTTCGGCATCCGCAATGTCACCCATATTGACAAGGCGCTGAAGGAAGCCCACCGCGTGCTGAAGCCGGGCGGGCGTTTCCTCTGCCTCGAATTCTCGCATATGAGTTTTGACCTCGCGCAGAAGATTTATGATGCCTATTCCTTCACCGTCGTTCCCGCTGTCGGCAAGGTAGTGACGGGTGATGGCCAGCCCTATCGCTATCTCGTGGAATCCATCCGCATGTTCCCCAAGGCAGACGCCTTTGAAGACATGATCCGCACTGCAGGCTTCGAACGCGTGTCACACCGCCTGCTGAATGGCGGCGTGGTCGCCATCCATTCTGGCTGGAAGATTTGATGCCAAACCCGGTTACCAACGCCTTCCGTCTCGCGCATGCCGGTTTCGTGCTGGCGCGCTATGATGCGCTGTTGCCGCCCGATCAGCTGGCGCGCGCACCGTGGCTGGCACGCTTGGGGCTGAAACTCGCGCAGATCGGCGCACAGAAAAATCCGCAAGGCGGCCAGCACAATCACCTCACACAAGCCCTTTCAAAACTCGGCCCCAGCTATATCAAGCTTGGCCAGTTCCTCGCCACGCGGCCTGATGTGATCGGTGCCAAGCGGGCGTTCGAATTGAAAGCCTTGCAGGACAAGCTGCCGCCTTTCCCGCAAGATGTAGCTGAGGCCGTGGTAGAAGAAGAATTGGGCAAGCCGGTAAAGGCGCTGTTCAAATTCTTCGGCCCGCCAGTGGCTGCGGCGTCCATCGCGCAAGTCCACAAAGCCACAACACTTGATGGCCGTGAAGTCGCTGTGAAAATTCTGCGCCCCGGTGTGGAGCGCCGCTTCGCCAATGATATTGAAAGCTTCGCCTTCGCCGCCCGCAATGCCGAACGCCTGAGCCGCGAAGGCCGCCGCCTGCGCCCGGTCGCTGCCGTGGCCATGCTGGAAGAATCCATGGTGCATGAGCTTGATCTGCGCATGGAAGCCGCCGCTCTTTCCGAGATGGCGCAGAATTCCAAGGAAGACCCAGGTTTCCGCGTGCCCGCCGTGATGTGGGACCTTAGCGCCAAGCGCGTGCTAGTCACCGAATGGATCGATGGCACGCCGATGGCTGATGTCGAAGCCCTGCGCCAACGCGGGCTTGATCTTCATGCGCTGG
This Aestuariivirga litoralis DNA region includes the following protein-coding sequences:
- a CDS encoding NifU family protein, which codes for MFIQTEATPNPATLKFIPGKPVLPGSTREYRKAADALESPLAEKLFGINGVSGVFLGHDFVTVTKGAGDWQHLKPAILGTIMDHYLSDAPMLAGEAALVEQAGGEEFFADEHSDLVKTIKELLDSRVRPAVAQDGGDITFKGFKEGIVYLNMKGSCSGCPSSTATLKHGIENLLRHFVPEVSEVRPV
- the mutM gene encoding bifunctional DNA-formamidopyrimidine glycosylase/DNA-(apurinic or apyrimidinic site) lyase, whose amino-acid sequence is MPELPEVETVKRGLEPVLTGRKILKVETRRANLRWAFPDGFAAALEGAKVVSLSRRAKYILVALDHGTSLLIHLGMTGRFTVLAPEGANNLGQFYFETGAGEKADGPHDHVVLHLEDGLRLVYSDPRRFGMMDLVPADGKHKLLDELGVEPLGNGLSADYLTTRFKGKAAPMKAALLDQGIIAGLGNIYVCEALWRAQISPTRKAGTVKRDKLEELVRHIRDILNEAILAGGSTLQDFQGTNGEKGEYQQRFKVYDREGEDCLRGDGVIKRIVQSGRSTFYCPKCQK
- the ubiE gene encoding bifunctional demethylmenaquinone methyltransferase/2-methoxy-6-polyprenyl-1,4-benzoquinol methylase UbiE gives rise to the protein MSDAPHNVSFGFKTVAEDDRQGLVNDVFSKAAADYDKMNDLMSSGLHRLWKDDMITMLNPPKNAPFNTLDVAGGTGDIAFRILDAGGPQTRVTIADISPHMVGEGKKRGEKEGRLDRCTFTVGNAEELAFEDNTFDAYTIAFGIRNVTHIDKALKEAHRVLKPGGRFLCLEFSHMSFDLAQKIYDAYSFTVVPAVGKVVTGDGQPYRYLVESIRMFPKADAFEDMIRTAGFERVSHRLLNGGVVAIHSGWKI
- the ubiB gene encoding 2-polyprenylphenol 6-hydroxylase — protein: MPNPVTNAFRLAHAGFVLARYDALLPPDQLARAPWLARLGLKLAQIGAQKNPQGGQHNHLTQALSKLGPSYIKLGQFLATRPDVIGAKRAFELKALQDKLPPFPQDVAEAVVEEELGKPVKALFKFFGPPVAAASIAQVHKATTLDGREVAVKILRPGVERRFANDIESFAFAARNAERLSREGRRLRPVAAVAMLEESMVHELDLRMEAAALSEMAQNSKEDPGFRVPAVMWDLSAKRVLVTEWIDGTPMADVEALRQRGLDLHALADTVIQSFLRHAIRDGFFHADMHQGNLFVDAKGNLVALDFGITGRLSEGDRLFLAEILYGFITRNYRRIAQVHFDAGYVPSTEDVETFAQALRAIGEPIMGLPADQISMSRLLTQLFEVTEQFNMQTQPQLLLLQKTMVVTEGVARTLNPDLNIWKSGEPVVKHWIERKLGPLGKVEQAIGTTRSLTGLALRVPKLMQEAHEFHAKLNTFVEAQNRPANPWPTRLLGVCALALVAIALKLVLR